The stretch of DNA CAGGGGGGAGGCAGCGCCCACAAGTGTATGGGGAGCTTCTCCCAAGTGCTAGGGTCAGATAGGTGGGAAGGAATCCTCACTGTATACAGGGCAGGTGGGGTTCCCTGCGGGCGGGGCCAGCAGGGGAGGCGGGGCTCTCAGGGCGGGGCTAAAAGGAGAGGCGGGGCTAGATGGGGAGGCGGGGCTAGCGGGGCTCTCCTGGGGGCGGTGCTCAGGCCTCTCATTCGCAGCAATGTCGAGCCCTGGAGCGGGTGTGTGGCTGGTTGCGCTGTGGCTGCTGCTCCtggcggggccggggctgcgcgggGAGCGCCTGgccggggggctgcaggaggtgccgATCTCGGATCCCGGGGTGCAGGCGGCCGTGCGGTTCGCGGTGGAGGCCTATAACAAGGCCAGCAACAGCCTGCACTACTCCCGGGCGGAGCGGGTGCTGCTGGCCCTCAGCCAGGTCAGCAGggccggggtggggctggagccagctgGGGGCGCAGCGCCGCAGTCGGGGGTGCAGGTGTCCGGGTTGGAGCCGGGGCAGGGGTGGATTCGGGGTGGGGTTTGGGTCTCTTCGGGGAGCCCTGGAGCTGACAGgggtctggggggcgggggacggAGTTAGGTATAGGTGGGGGTAGGGTCTGGACCCTGGAGGAGTAGGGGAAGCCCCACAGCCCGGTGGGGATTAGGGACTGGGCCCGAtggggggcagaggtgtggggggctgggaggcccCTGTGAccaggtggggggcaaggatGCTGGTTATGGGATGGCAGGTTGCAGGGGAGGTGTCCTGTGAGAGCAGCTTCTGCTGCCACTCACACagctggtcgggggggggggggggcggcctagAATTCGTGCTAACTTCTTCAGTGACAGCCGAGTGTCCTGCCAGTCTGAGTAACCACTGGAGGAGCCCTGGACTCTGCAGGTGcccacatccccctccctctgagcCCCAGTGTTTCAGCTTCCTGTAACAAAATCCAGCTGTTGCCCATGGCCTGTGGAGAAAACCTGGCAAAGAGGAGTGTAAGCAGGCAGGATGCCTGGGGGGCAGACCACAGTGGCACCCACTTCCCTGTGCCACTCTTTTGTACATGTGCGACCCTGTATCTGAGCCCACAATCTCAGCTCCCCTTGAATTACATCTCTAACCCCTGTGGCTGTGGAGAGACCCTTACCACTACGAGTAGGCAGCATGGGACTGTTTGGATCACCATGCAGAGGGTCGTGAGGAAGAGCATTGGTTGATATCCCTGCACCAGAGTGCCAGAGCCTCCGCTCtcatctaa from Emys orbicularis isolate rEmyOrb1 chromosome 7, rEmyOrb1.hap1, whole genome shotgun sequence encodes:
- the LOC135881367 gene encoding cystatin-POGU1-like; the protein is MSSPGAGVWLVALWLLLLAGPGLRGERLAGGLQEVPISDPGVQAAVRFAVEAYNKASNSLHYSRAERVLLALSQVVAGMKYYLTVQLVTTQCRKNGAGLGNGDLSTCPLPPASEQQKLLCEFQVWSRPWLNETQLLSQNCSV